The Syngnathus scovelli strain Florida chromosome 11, RoL_Ssco_1.2, whole genome shotgun sequence region TGACTGACAGCTGCTTGTCCCGCCTTCTCGACGGAAGCGCTGGAAATGGacataagtcaagtcaagtcaagtcagtctCGGTTCCAATTTTAGCGCACAAAAGCACCATGACTCAAGTGAATCAAAAACAAAGACAATACTCCGCAACTAAGAACATATGTACTGTCTGTATAAAGCCGCCCCCCGAGCGCATGGCGCACAGTTCAGGCCCTCATATAAACCCTTCATTGAATAAGCAAAATGGAAGCAAACAAGTACCGAGTGGGACAAAGGCGTTTCTGCACTGGAACGGACTGTGCAGGGAGGGAATCATCAAAAAGCCAAAGCAGGTAGGGATTACTACGTTGAATTCACTGAGTCCAATAAATCGATGCCATGTTTCCAGGAGCCACGATGAACATATTTGGATTTCTTTTTAAGCCACAGAACCACCTCCACAGTCCACCTTTAATAATTGACGGTTCATTTACACAAGGTGTAGTCGGACGTTATCCAGGAACGATCAAGTCCTCGTTCATGCGTGGCACAATTCCAAATCACTACATTACTCCGATATTCACGTAGGAGGCAAGATTTTAATTCAAACATTTATTGTTTCGTTCTTCTGCACATACAAATGTTTACAAATAACAGCCAAGGTGCATAACAAGGAAATAAATACAGAAGCTATGTCACGTTTTCATCCCACATCCAAAATGGGGGACACGTTGGTGGATGGCCATGACAAAAGGTACAACCAGATGAAACATTTGCAAAAGACCACTTATTTCTCTTCAAAACAAATCACTTTATAATAAGTGATGCCGAAAGACGTAGCCCGCGTTGTTACAATCTTTCCATGCGCAAGTGAAGTCCAACTACACGTTGCAAcaatattgttgttgttgttgttgtttatttttgggGGGTACAGCGAGTATAACAGAAGGGAGGGAATCCAGTAGATTCTCAGCTCATTGAAACTCACAAAGCCCGACTTATTGAaactttcaaaaaacaaaaggtaTGAATACAATGATGCAAGAAAACATTTGAGTTTCATGCCAATCGAGCACATGCATATGTACACAACAACATTAAAATTGGTTCACAAAACCTACAGGAGCCCAAAAGAGTGGCTTACGTTTTCTGCAACACCTTCCTTCAAAAAGGAAGTTAGTGTCTTAACATTTGGGCAGCGACATTTTTCCCACTGACAGGACAAGCAGGTCGTTCGAGTTCGGAACGACTTTGACGCTTTCATTTCAACTGCCATGGAGAATGAAAGCTTTACATGCTCATTCCCAGCTCTTCAACCTTCCACCCACTGGAATTCTTTCCAAACTTGTAGACCAGCCGCCGTCCGTCGACCCGCTCCAGGATCTCGCGTTTGTAGTAGTACCTGTCCATGGAAGACAGCAATTTTGGCTGGACTGCGTGACAGGGCTGTTGCGTATCGCCTTTGTTTTGAACGACTGCGTGTACGTACGAGTGGTTTTAGTTTGCTACCGACCTCATAGCGCGACTGAGTTTCTCGTAGGTCATGCTGCTGTTCTTCTTCTTTTGGCCCCACATTTGAGCCACAGCCTCAGACTTGAGGAACTTGAAAACGCCCTCGCGGCGGTCTTCCCACTTCATCAGGCCCTGGTTCTTTTCGGGGTGAATGAGAATATCTCGGATGAACTCCCAAAGATGAGTCCCCCGAGGTGCTGCGGACAACAAACAGGGCAATGTGAGCTCACGCGAGTAGATCAAGGGGATGCGGCTCCCATTCGAATGCGCTCTTTCTGTTTTGCAAACCCTATCTCCTCAccatgtttatttttctttgaagggTCATAAATATCGCTGTGCTCTCTGTTGACTTTGGGAGGTCGCCCCCGTGGTCGCTTCATTTGCGACTCTGCTTTCTCCTTCTTAATCAGCGTTTCTGTCAACAAAAGAGCGCGTGCGTGTTCACACTGAAAAGCATTTCAAAAGCAAAGCAATTCAAACACAATTTCCCACTCACTCGAAATCACAGGGTAGGAGAACTCCGGGTCAGATTCTCCACTGCCAGACTCTGGCGAGCCAAGGTTGGAGAAGCCAAACAGGCCGCCTGATGAAATAGCATTTGTGAGAATCCCATTTCATTTATTTCCCGGGCTACCAGATGGACAAATGAAGTCATCAACTACTGACTGTTAGATGAAGAGCTCCACTCGCTTTCAGACTGATTATCGGACAGATACTCGTCTCGCAGAGGCGTCATGGCCCCCATGATCAGGCTGAGCGGATCTCCGTTATCGCCGTTGTCCAATGCCATTTTACCAAGCGAGTCTTCACCTGTTGATGTAAAGTAGCCACTTTGGTCATTTGACTTGGCCGTGGTCCCTGCTCAAACGCTTGCTTCTCAAACTTGCTTGTACCAAATTTGACGGTGCTGATCAAGGGGAAGGACACGTTGTCTGGGAGGTTGAGGTTGTGTAGGAACCTATCGAGGAGCTGGCAGGTTTCGTTTAGCTCTGGTCCTGATAGGCTTGTCAGTTCTGGGGGCgggtgggggaaaaaacaacaaaaacgttTTTGCCACTGAAAATGGTGATCTGTTATACAAAGTGCCTGAAATCATGTTATTGTACTGAtgtgggggtgaaaaaaaaaaaaaaagcagctttaCCATATTTGGCTTTGTGTTCTTGCAAGTTTTGGTGAAGGTGCGGACCAAGCTGAGGTCCAAACACCATGATCATCTGCTCCAGGTTCATCTGGCAGAAGCTGTGGCCGTCCATGGCGCAGTAGGACAGAGTTAGGGTACTGGCATCAAACTTGGCGCTGTCTGCTTGGGCGCTGATCCACTCCATCACATTTTCGGCCGTCCAGGAGAGGGGATTCATCTGACCGTACCACAGACCTgcgtagagagagagagagagacagagacagagagagagagagagacagagagagagagagagagagagagagagaggtattTCAGCAAAGCGCTCCGACAAAGGCCGGCCAGCCCTCTCGCCATCTGCTGCAATCAATATTCATCTGCATGATGGACATTTGAGAGAACTTCTCACTTGTGCAAAACTATGCAAGCTTGGATCGTGATTCATGGCAGCGTGTATCACTCCCAGGTGGGGCTTTACTCGGACTCTAAGGTCATAAAAACAAAGACTGAGCTGTTCTAGCGATGAGGTGGCACCCACCGCTTCACACTCAAGATAAGTTAAACATTGACTCGCTGGTCAATCATTAGCAGCAGTGGCTAATTGAGGTCAAAGCAAAGTTCCATCAAGCTCAGGGTGAAAATGAATTTCGGTGGAAGGAAAAACCTCCGAGCGAAGCATTTTGGGCGAACAACGGACTCGGAGCTCAGGCGCCCGCCGACAAGTCTTTCGGCTTGAATGCGCGATTATTGCAGGTGGTGTTTGTCTCACCGTTGTAGGAGGCGTAGGCCAGGTTGCTGCTGTGCTGGCTGGCTTGATGTGGCTGCATATCAGGCACACCGTTCTGATACATGGTCAAGTTGGCGTTTGTCAACACGCTGCTGAGGCACTGCGGCGATGCCATTAAAACCAACTGCAAACGAGGCGAgaaaagttgagtccgaagctcgGCAAATTGCAATTCAATTTGACGCCCGAATGGCCAAAGGGATCCTAACGGTCGTTTGCTTACCTGCTGTGAGCGACAGTGACGCAATCCCGATCGCCGACTAATAAGTGTTTGGAGAGCCGCTTGTTGTTTATACGCTGTGTTTCCGTGTAATGTTTAGCCAAGGTGCACCTGTTGCTTTATTCAGCCTGCGTGCTTTTAATACTCTGCTTGGGCGGTGGGGGTGGCCTCAGGTGAGTTCAGGGGAATTCCACATCAACTCAGCCACGCCTCCAGTCGCGCTCGCCTCATCCTTTGCTCCAAGCATGTTGATCAACAACTTAGCCTCTCCACCCCATGTTTTCATGTGTTCAACCCATCATTAGGCTCATTAACACATTTTTCCATCCAATGACAGACACAAAAGCTCTGTGCTATTTGGAGGGAACGTACTATTTAAGCACCTTTGCGTCTACTTGCGTTAAGTGACTATACCACGTACTGTACATGTACTAAATGTGACTCGCTGACTGAGAATGCTTGTGTGAGAAGCTACGtatatgtgccctgcgactgACCCACGGCACCTTTTGTGCTGGAACAGGCTCCGGCTCTGCATGACCTTGAACGGTATAAATAGCGTGGaaatgaattgatttttttttcaaatgtattctTTTCGTACGCAACACATAGATCTTTTCTATTGCGCTACATAATGGAATGATGTATGTTTTGATCGTTTGATCAACACAATTGTCCGCATTTACTTGTTATATTCGTTGCAATTCTCAGCGTGCATTACAAGTGCAAGTACGATTATAATAGCCACCTAGTGTATTCACTGTTTATATTGATTGCCACACATCTCTTTATCTCAACGTGCAAATAAAAGCGAGCGACCTCTTCTGATTACTGGATTGggtcagagtgtgtgtgtgtgtgtgtgtgttcagtgcTGTAATGTTGATCCTCGGCTTACAGTGACTTACAGTGTGTGATTGCcttaaaatgtgttttgagGTATGTGCCAAGTTTAGTCGAAAGGCCAAAACAAGCCGTACCAGTGCGACAGCTTTCCGCTCGATTGTCAGTCCAGTGAGCCGCGAGCGATGTTTCTGGGAAACGTAACTTAAGCAGTTCAAAATCATTTTCTTATCTTTTTCTGACGACTATGTTAcagatgccacccacaaactgtTTTTCGTGCATGGATCCAACATTAGGCAAACGCTTAGGGTAGGTACCAAGGTGCGTGAGGCCGCAAAATTCAGGACCAGAGTGAGCAAAAGTCAAAAATGGAATGTCTCTTCTTGAATGCTTTTTGACAGTGAGGCAGACTGACGTCTGGAGAGCAAACATACAATGACGGATCAGAACCAGACACCTTTACAAGTGTGCTCTGGTACGGTGTTGCGCGTAGCTGCAGGTTTCTGGACGGCTTCTACATACTCTGGAGCTTTAGCATTGCACTTTGGTGGTGCCTAGTAATGACCTATCAACTTCAAGCACCTTTGCCTTCGTTGGCTCATGCATTTCATTATCACTGAATATACAGTTGACCTAGTATTTGATCACAGCACGCAATGGCATGCCGGGCTGGGATTTTTCCCAATGTGTGGAGGTGGGGCCCGACCATCAACTTCATGAAGTAGTATTAGTTTTGGATGTGTTCTGCATTTCGTTTGCAAGGTTTGTAATATGTTTCCCCCCCCCAGCAAAGGTCaaatctatttgtttattttccatATTTGAATGAAAACGTCATTCATACACCTCTTGCACTCTTCCCACCATCAACGTGCCTTTATTTTCGAAATGTTTCTAGATGCTGTAGGAGCCCAAATGCTTGTCATAGATTGCGGCCAGGTACACAGTGACGACATCAAGGCGCGACCTGTTGCGTGGCTGTCCGTCCCGTTACTCCCTAGCGTTGGTCTGCAAACTATTAATGGGATGCACCCGTGTGCATTTATGAACGACTACGCTGTTTATGCTTGCGTTCATCTTGTGGACGTTTTCATCAGACGCTGGAGCTGCGAGCATGAATTGATTGTTCGCTGCAAGCCTTGTTGACGTCATTTGAGTCAGatcaacacacgcacgcacgcacacacgcgcgcgcgcgcgcgcacacacacacacatggcatCGTCAATCTTGTGGTGAGTGTGAAAAAGCCTAACTTTTCACTTTCTGCGATGGACACCCACAGTCGGGGAATACATATTTGAGTTCAGTCATACGGATACAGTGATATGATCTGGCAGTTAGACAGAAGTGCTCTCTGGCTTCATGTCACTCTACAAGTGCTCAAACAGTGTGGCTATATGAACAAATTTCCCTAGTTAAGCTGATGTATCGAATAcctagtgttttttgtcatctgtctgtaacgtcgtgtttcttaagatgaacaaaacggctttgaaaagagacttTACGGAGGCTACGAAGGAAGGTTCTctagccttatggcagggggcgCTAGTGGccccgggatgcttcatgcgcctacCTGTAGAAGAAGAGATCTCCGCTCCGAATTTACAGCGAACAGCTGcggagcagtcgtccatttagtttgtttgacatttgccccccgtttttacatttcgttttacaatggaggattacatatcctaacgattttcaactatggattttcggtcgaagcaggaggtcatcagtaaaggaagagcatttccggagttaaaaggtttgattcggacagCGGGACTTGGGAACGGAGTGGCACGCGTGATTGAAAACAcgtttttgattccatgtgttttattgagtgtttttatgtgtgaagactgctgatatgataTTTGATTTAAAATAGTTAAAATTGAATAAACTATTAGCCACACTACAGCAACATGTTGGTGACACGGTTAGTTGCCGAAAATGTTTTACCCGGAgggtgacgtcagtgcctcatgaacctcaccgcacgtcacttgtATTCTTATATTGTTACAATTATTACAATAATGTTCTAAATAAGGGATGACCGATTTGACTTTAATTTTGGTTATCCCTAATCCTAATTTTAAAATTTTACTTTCTGAAATAGTGACCCTCTGGCAACAACAACATGTTGGCCTTCCCTGGGGCCTTGCGGTGTATGAAGCACAGGGAAGTAGAAGGAATTAAATTCAGCATCTCCTTAGGTCGTGCGTTGTAATGGGACAAAGGAGCTTGCTCAAGAAGATAGGAGCATACTTTTgtaggctggttctcactctgaacaGGGTGGATTGATCCTGAGCTCTTCTgccttgagtggcttgacctggatacctagcggtgttaacgaagggtcaaggtgACTCAGGGTGTAAGTGCTCAGGGGCTCTTAGACCCTgatcggaggagaaaggcagcggtacaccatggctggttctcactctgatcggtGTAGATTGATCCTCAGCTCTTttgccctgagtggcttgacctggatacctagcggtgttaacgaagggttaaGCCTCGCTCATGCTAAAGCATgcagggtgtggtggtccagaGCAGAAAGACCTTAATcgaggctcagtcttctatgaCGGTTAGCTTCGCTCATGCTACAGCATACCTAGCACCACATACGTTATACACCACATATTGCACTCTAAATGGGGAATTGGGACGCTCTCGAAATTCTAACCCCTAATAATCACCTAGGCGATgtagagtagggtttctttttcagccattccctccacaggtattgcaatacaggtgagttccctctaggtactttgACTTCTCTGGAACCTCGCGATGGAGGAAGCACAGCGAAGTTGGAGGAGCGAATCCGGCGTCTGCTTAGGTCGTGCGT contains the following coding sequences:
- the elf3 gene encoding ETS-related transcription factor Elf-3 → MASPQCLSSVLTNANLTMYQNGVPDMQPHQASQHSSNLAYASYNGLWYGQMNPLSWTAENVMEWISAQADSAKFDASTLTLSYCAMDGHSFCQMNLEQMIMVFGPQLGPHLHQNLQEHKAKYELTSLSGPELNETCQLLDRFLHNLNLPDNVSFPLISTVKFGEDSLGKMALDNGDNGDPLSLIMGAMTPLRDEYLSDNQSESEWSSSSNSGLFGFSNLGSPESGSGESDPEFSYPVISKTLIKKEKAESQMKRPRGRPPKVNREHSDIYDPSKKNKHAPRGTHLWEFIRDILIHPEKNQGLMKWEDRREGVFKFLKSEAVAQMWGQKKKNSSMTYEKLSRAMRYYYKREILERVDGRRLVYKFGKNSSGWKVEELGMSM